In Etheostoma cragini isolate CJK2018 chromosome 19, CSU_Ecrag_1.0, whole genome shotgun sequence, the genomic window tcaatttgacccgaggacaacacatgTGCTTTAATCTGAAAGATTAAATCAGGGCTTTAATCTTTAGTATTGTTTCCTGAGGGTGGAGTCAGCCACCTGAGtgatggtgtgtttgtgtgctcagGTCACAGGTACACCTCCCGGAGCACAGGCACCAACCACGAGATGGAGTTCAGCAGTGCTCGTGTTGACCACCTGGTGCGGAGGGTGAAGTCGCCGCGTGAAATGACGGAGTTCTTCGAGGGCCGGGGGGACCTTCTCTACTACCGGCACGCTACGTTTTCAGAACCAGATCTGGATCCGGATGACCGACCGCTGGAGGTAAAAATATGTAACAGCAGAAAAAGGAATTGACACTCGTcttatcatcattatcatcatgtTATACATTGAACCAGTTGGTGAGTAATTTTAGGTTATTCGCCATGCATCTTTAACAGGGTTTGAGTCAAGTCTCCACTACATGTTGGGCACATAATACGATAATAACTGTATTTGGGCGGTGCTTTTTAAACCAATGTTTACTTTTCTAATCTActcaaattcaataaaaagacatttaaaaaaaaaacgaggtgttcctgggcgcctccctaggggggatggtccaggcacgtccaactggaaggaggcctcggggaagacccaggaccaggtggagagattataccTCCACCTGGCCAGGTAACACCTCCACATCCCCAGTCGGATATGCGGtcatagatggatagatagatggagggATAGATGGAGGGATAGAAGGagggatagatggatagagggATCTTAGGTGCCTAATTTGAAACGGTGAGATTGTCTAGATCTTCTGTGCTGCCAGGTGCAAGATGAAGGGTTGAGGGGTTCCTGtggggttttgtgtgtgtaaccaGATGGTGGTGGAGCGTTTCCACAGGAACAGATCCAAACCGGCCAACGGAGACGTGGCCCAGCGAGTGTTCCTATTGGCTGAAAGACGGATCGAGCTGACCTATCACTTAGAGGATCACCGATTTATCCCTTCGAAGAGGAGCTTCATCAAACCGCAGGAGTCGACGGAGAACAAGAAGGCCGAGGACTTCACATCCGACATGGAATCCAGCTTTCAGGTACAGACAACAAACGCACCATAAGATAAACAGGAGAGTTCAGTCTTTTTAAGTCAAATTCAATGAGCTCATACACTCTTGTGTCTGCGTGCATCTGTTGAATGTGTGGAGGTTCAGGTGGATCCATCTGAGAAGCCTCTTAAGACCCTGGCTCTGTACAACATGCTGGTGGCTCTgatgaaggaggaagagaaggtggTTTTCCAAATCAAAGCGTCTAAGCAAGAGGTAACCGTGTCACCTGGAGTAAAAGTATCGCTAGAGTCCCAATTCAGAGTTAACATCCCACAATAATCATAGATTCTGGATTTCTGAATGACGGACGAACCATCCTTGTTATTCTaagaacatctttttttaaacatgtctggAAAAGCTCTTTTAAATTAAGTCTGGTCTAACCTTCCTACCCATCCCACTGGCATTTCCGTGTTAGTCCCCCTGAAGGGTTCTGTGGTACGTAGAGTTTGTAGAACGTGATTTGAGGACCTTCTGTGTGAGCAGGTGAGAGACATCGTGGTCTGCAGGgagcaggaagagagagacgtTCAGCTCGAGTTCTCCCCGTGGACGACGACCGGAGCTGCCATGGCCCGCCgacagagacaggaaatggtgggacatgcacacacacacacacaaacacacacacacgcatgcacacacgcacacacaaacacgcgcacacacaaacatacacacccatgcacgcacaaacaaacacacacgcacgcatacacgcacccacgcacacacacaaaaacacatgcacgcacgcacgcacacgccaacatacacacacaaacacgcacacacacacaaacacgcacacacgcacacgcatgcacacacaaacacgtgcacacacaaacatacacatgcatgcacgcacaaacatacaaacacacacgcacgcatacacgcacccacacacacaaacacatgcacgcacgcacatgcacacgcacacgcataaacacacacacaagcacacgcacacacacacacacacacacaaacacgcacgcacgcacaaacaaacacgcatgcacacacacacaaacacgcatgcACCCAcgcacaaacaaaataaataaacaaacacgcatgcacacacacaaacacgcccgcacgtacacacacatgcatgcacacacacacaaacacgcacacacaaacacgcacactgtgcacacacacaaacacgcacacacccatgcacaaacaaaataacaaacaaacaaatattcatgcacacacacacaaacacacacacaaacacgcatgcacacacgcacgcatgcacacacaaactaaacTACACACATGTTATGGTTGTGTCAGAGTCCCAGTCTGAGTGCTACTATGTGGATTTCCTACCTCCACTTTACCAGACCTTGAACTAGTACCCACCTACCAGGGGTGGAGTgtacaagtacatttactcaggtacctttgaggtacttgtgcttcattttcccttttctaCTACTTTACTCTTCTACTTTGACTCCCCTGCATCTCCGAGGTAAATAGTGTACTTTGACCTACCTCGTCCCATTTACCGTACACACTGTCCTACCCTCTAAACATTTCAATATATAAATGACACTTATGATCGACCGTCACATCTAACGCTGCTTGTTGCAGGAGCATCTGGCCGCCGAGGAGCAGAGGTGGttgcaggagaaggagaaggacaTCCTGGCTCCCCTCCTGATCCGGCTCGACATCGCAGAGACTCTGAGCGCCGAAGACGCCGAGCGCGTCCACCGGGACTGTTTGGCCGAGTTCAAACAGAGACTGGTAGAGCACGCCAACCTGATCCAGGAGCGCTGTGAAAAGGTACGGCCCACAGTTACTCCTGAGGTGGGTTGTATCACGTTTCCACTGCAGGAACTTAACGTTACAATCTCTAAGATCTCCGTTTCGCTGCGTTTGGAGAATCTAAGATGAGCTGTAATTGCAGGTGCGTGTTTTTGGATCTCATGAGAGAGATCCGGACCTTGTAGCAGAACTTGGATGTCACAGAGGGTGTCGGTAGTGGAGAGGTTGAGTCAACGAAAGCAGTCTGGAATGAATGAGAGGATTTAGTGGCATTACAAATTTGCGgttataaagctttttttgtagACACGCTAACATGTTCACGACAATCTGTGTTTAGGAGACTCGAGATCTGCAGAGTAGACAGCTGTGGTACCAGAAGAACCAGCTCGACATCACCAGACCGCAGGAGGAGGAGTACCAGACCTACTGCGCTGAGAAGACACTACAGATAAACGTGGCCAAGAAACGCCTCAGCATGTACggactcacacacatacacacacacacagacacacacactcacacactcacacacgcatgcacgcacacactcacacgcacacacatacacacacacacacacgcacgcacacacacacgtactcacacatgcacacacacacacacgtaNNNNNNNNNNNNNNNNNNNNNNNNNNNNNNNNNNNNNNNNNNNNNNNNNNNNNNNNNNNNNNNNNNNNNNNNNNNNNNNNNNNNNNNNNNNNNNNNNNNNtagagaggtctagacctgctctatctgtagattatagagaggtctagacctcctTTCACCTTTGAGCTCTTCTTCATGACCAGGAGAGCGAGCAGCAGCTCGAGGACCCCCTACGAGGACTCAGGGTGCACTGTTGGGTGCTAGTGCTGTCAGGGTGTCGGAGCGTCCAGGAGAACTTCTTCATCGACCCTCTGACCGGGAACAGCTACCCCCCCGACAACGACAACTTCCTCGGCGTCGAGAGCGTGTGGAACAACTTCAACTACTACGTCAACATGCAGGACTGCAGGGACGGCTGCGTTGTGGGTCCacgtccaaaacacacacaaacaacaggcaTTAGACCAGGAATGTGctttatgttttctgtgtgtgtgtaagagccaatcagaggagagCTTTACTCATTAGCATAAATCACATAAACATTAACCTCGGGGTGTCTTCCTGTTCTTGACACTTTTGCTGATTTTCGAGACGTGTTTGTCAActtaagaaatgtttttctcacttttttttgatgtttttctcactttttttgacgtttttgtcactttaagaaatgtttttctcacttttttttaatgtttttctcactttttttgaagtttttgtcactttaagaaatgtttttgtcacgtttttgatctttttaatcacaatcacaaggttttgacatttttattgacatgtttatcactttttttgatgtttgtttcaCTATCAACCTTTTTattgatcactttttttcgatttctatttgctctttttctagcgttattgtagttttttccacacatttttgttaaaaaactaaacGTGGATAACTCCCAAATGGAAGCAGTGAGCTGATGATGAATGTAACGTGTGTGGAGCGTCGTTGGGAATCATCCTCAGgactttttgggacatttagtttgaaaaataaattattttaatttttttttgtttctgcacttttttagatagtttttgtctcttttcacagattttgtcacgttttttaaagttgttgtcACTTGTCTGATAGtgtcaaacaaatcaaatacatctatatgtacgtgtgtgtgtgtctgtgtgtgtgtgtgcgtgtgcgtgtgcgtgtgcgtgtgcgtgtgtgtgtgtgtgtgtgtaggatgtgGTGTATGACCTGGAAGATTTAAAGGCGTGGGAGCCAGTCCTGTACGGCGCGATCAGTAAAAAGCAGCTGATGTCCGAGGTCttgaagagaaaggagaggaagatgaTGAGAACATTCAGCGATGATGAggaggtgtgtgcgtgtgtgttttctgtgtgtgcgtgtgtgttttctgtgtgtgcgtgtgtgttttctgtgtgtgtatctttacATCTGTGTGCATACgtgatgtgtgtatgttgtggaTACTTAGACTCAAAAGCAAGATACAAATGCACCGTTTTCTCCTCTTTTATTGATAAAAACTACTGAGACCAGCGACTTTAGGAACTCACTGAGACTGTTTTAAACACGAAAGTTTAAAGATGAACTTCTTCAGTAGGAACCGTTGAATGTGCTCGAAActgagagccacagacaggaagtcagaaaaTATTAAGAGACGGACTAACATGTCGTTGTTTTGGATCTGCACATTTGGATTTGttgataaaaagacacaaacacctTTGCCCTCTTCCCAGATTGTGTCTTAATGTCTCCAAATGCAGCTTTTACTTCCATTTTTCCTCTGTACTTTTACACCAAGTTGAGTAAATAATAGCCCAGATTTTACCAGAGTTACAGCTTAAAGAAGCGTTGCTGCTGACATCTGATTTCCCCTGAATGAGGTCATCTGTAACCTCACCCATGTGTTGTTCATCATAAAGGAAGAGGAGCAGCCCCGAGCTTTGGACATGCCGCGATCCTGGGTCCATTACATCACAATCCAGAAAAAAGGTGCAGTAAGTCCACATGAGCCTAACCCTgaaccctggtgttgtcctcgggtcaaactgacccgtttcagagtgttttatatcagaaatatggatctctttcaatcaaattgccccaaaaataacCTGGATGATTCCATGTAAAgctcttcaggtaaaattaatgattactttcattgcatttttgatttttaaatttaatcttatagcatttgaatttgttttttctggactaaactttgacGTAGTACCCATCTGAGATGTCAGGTCTATAAAAAAGCGCCAATAGcatggaaaaaagtgacaaataaatcagaaaaagtaacaaaaacatcagaaaaagtgacaaataaatcagaaaaagtaacaaaaacatcagaaaaagtgacaaataaatcagaaaaagtgacaaataaatcagaaaaaagtgacaaaaacatcagaaaaagtgacaaaaacatcaggaaaagtgacaaataaatcagaaaaaagtgacaaaaacatcagaaaaagtgacaaataaatcagaaaaagtgacaaaaacatcagaaaaagtaacaaaaacatcagaaaaagtgacaaataaatcagaaaaagtgacaaataaatcagaaaaagtgacaaaaacatcagaaaaagtgacaaataaatcagaaaaaagtgacaaaaacatcagaaaaagtgacaaataaatcagaaaaagtgacaaaaacatcagaaaaagtgacaaataaatcagaaaaagtaacaaaaacatcagaaaaagtgacaaataaatcagaaaaagtgactaataaatcagaaaaagtgacaaaaatatcagaaaaagtgacaaataaatcagaaaaaagtgacaaaaacatcagaaaaagtgacaaaaacatcagaaaaagtgacaaaaacatcagaaaaagtgacaaataaatcagaaaaagtgacaaataaatcagaaaaaagtgacaaaaacatcagaaaaagtgacaaataaatcagaaaaagtgacaaaaacatcagaaaaagcgcaaagaaatgtaattttcaattttgacctggaaggacaagttcataaCGAATGTCCGTTcataacgggaagacaacacaagggttgatgTAATAGAACATCTGAGTGTTATTAATATCATATAACTGCATATAGCAGAGGAAGAGAACCTGAACCCTGGTGCTTTCTGGTCCAGACCTGGAGACCCGCTGGCCCGGAGGACAGAAGGTGACCCGCTACAGAAAAGCCCAGCTGGAGAAGTTTGCACCGTACCTTCGTCCAGACGGCCTGACCACAAGACTGACTACCTACAAAGACCTGGACCGTGAGGGGTTCAGAGAAATCCTTTTACAAATAACTCAACATGTTATTACATcacaaaaatttgacattttgtggataacgtgtgtgtgtttgtgtgtttgtgtgtttgcgtgtgtgcttgcatgtgtgtgtttttgcgtgtgtgtgtgtgtttgcctgtgtgtgtgtgtatgtgtgtgtgtttgcgtgtgtgtgtttgcgtgcgtgtgtgtttgcgtgtgtgtgtgtgtgtgtttacgtgtgtgtgtgttggcatatgtgtgtgtgtttgtgtgtgtgtgcatgtatgtttgcttgtgtgtgtgtgtttctgtgtgtgtgtgtgtgtgtgtgcttgcttgtgtgcgtttgcgtgtgtgtgtttctgtgtgtgtgtgtgcatgtatgtttgcttgtgtgtgtgcgNNNNNNNNNNNNNNNNNNNNNNNNNNNNNNNNNNNNNNNNNNNNNNNNNNNNNNNNNNNNNNNNNNNNNNNNNNNNNNNNNNNNNNNNNNNNNNNNNNNNTCAAGCATTTAGTGGACAGTGGCGAGAAAAACCTCCCTTTAagggagaaaccttggacagacccaggctctcggTAGGCGGTCTCTGACGGTGCCGGGTGTCTATAAGAGACCTTTTTAGAATTTAGAGAACCTTTTTTGTAGGGTTGTCAGTTTGCAGCCTTCAAAATTAGGGGGACAGGGTAGcaattttgagacattttagcCAACTTGGGCAAAAGTGTGCTTATATATTTACCTTTCTGAGAttacaaaattaatttaaaaggttCATGTTTAAGTTTGCTTAGTGCCAGTCCGTGAAGTTGAAGCATATTTTCTACAAATGTGCCAAATTTCATGGTCTACGTTGTCACTTGAGTCTACAATGCACCAAAACCTGTCTCAGATGTTTAGGTACATGTGTAAATGTCAGTTTCAGAGATATTTTGTGTTGATAAAATGAACATAAAGAAAGTTACAAACAACTACAGCAGTgtagaaatataatttttttttcaaattcacaattatatactgtacattttatggattgtgagaaaaaaaacgcaTTGTATTTTGCGGAGAACTTTTAAAATTATGCTCATAATGTTTTTGTCTATGTTTTCCTACTCTATGGCCTTTGTGTTTTTCCCATCGGTGTGAatctttattgttttgttcCTGTTGGTTTTTTACAGTAAGATCACAGTACCTGCTGTAGTTTCTGTTTGTGAAGCAACGCAGCTTCTGCATCATGGTTCTTCTCTTCTTGCTGCGTCAGAAAGCGACTCTTCAGCTCCCGCGGAGGTTTCACCGTGTATTTGGTCTCCTGTGGTCCCGGCTCTGAGATCACactctgcagacacacagcacaagCAGGCAGACATGCTCACGCCTGTGAGTCAACAATCTGGGAGGAAGCCCTTGTGTTCCAGGTGCTCACCCCCCTTTCTGTGTACTGTAGATACACAGTAATGCAGGGGTTCCCAAAACCTTCAGCCCACGACCCCCAAAGTAACGGTGTAAgtgacttgcgacccccccaCTATAAACGTATATAAACATTGCGCGCAACCGCGCACGCACTGCAGGCGTCTCCAAACACGAGTATGTTGACAACACAAAGTACCACAACAGCCATAACAGTattctacagtaatttactcattactttaatttgaacttaATGAGATGGATGTGCAGGATGTTCTGAGCACAGCTGGTCCAGTCCGGGTTTAATGTTGGCGACCGCTACTCGGAGATCCTCCTCCACATCCAGTCGCGCTGCACACCGCCCTGCTACGACTGATTCTGTCGCTAATATGTTGTAAATCTGTCGCGATGACctcaggggtcagaggtcaaagaCAATCTAAAGAGCCGTTCCCTTTTTAGTTAttttgcttggttttattttaaatttagccactagttttatcttgtgttaaaatcatggctaacatGTGCTATTTCTaatcctttttaaattttaatttatttctggaaatcaacttgcgacccccccccTTCTCTGGCTCGCGACCCCCctgtgggtcccgacccccactttgggaaccaTCCCAGTAACGTCCACTGCACTTACTGTGACCTTGGTGTCCAGCAGGGGGCACTGCTGCAGGCTCTGGtccagcagacacatctctttGACGGCGTAGCCGCTGACGCAGTAGGCGTCGTAGTTGGCGCCGAGCAACAGGCTGCACAGCAGGGCGCCGTATTCAAAACACGTGGCCCTCTGACGCCTCAGCACCGAGGTGGGGGACAACAGGTACCTGGGCTGGGACAGCAACACGCACACCTTCAGGATCACTCAGAAACATCAGGTGTGTGCAtttatggatgtgtgtgtgaacatgtggATTCGGTCGCTTCTCCAGGCCACCTCGTGTTACAGGTCCCAACTGACCAATCGATTCTCTGCAGGTGGTTTTTTTCATCCACCTTTCTGAAACCCTGAAACAGGTTCCTGAGGTGTTCTGTCCACATAGTCCTcaaattggacagatggtctagctagcagtctggatttaccctgcagagacctgaggaccaggtaaccatagtcctcagattggacagatagtctagctagctgtctggatttaccctgcagagacctgaggaccaagtaaccatagtcctcagattggacagatagtctagctagctgtctggatttaccctgcagagatctgaggaccaggtaaccatagtcctcagattggagagatagtctagctagctgtctggatttaccctgcagagacctgaggaccacgtaacca contains:
- the LOC117962142 gene encoding dynein regulatory complex subunit 7-like, coding for MEFSSARVDHLVRRVKSPREMTEFFEGRGDLLYYRHATFSEPDLDPDDRPLEMVVERFHRNRSKPANGDVAQRVFLLAERRIELTYHLEDHRFIPSKRSFIKPQESTENKKAEDFTSDMESSFQVQVDPSEKPLKTLALYNMLVALMKEEEKVVFQIKASKQEVTVSPGVKVSLESQFRVNIPQ